In Anaerostipes hadrus ATCC 29173 = JCM 17467, a single genomic region encodes these proteins:
- the prmC gene encoding peptide chain release factor N(5)-glutamine methyltransferase, with protein sequence MNRREWVLYGQKELEEAQIENASGDAWYLFSECFHISREDYLFGMTDEINDKEAEERYKELIQKRKEHVPLQYILGTQEFMGYTFKVTPDVLIPRADTETVLEEVLDQLKQSKKPDTILDICTGSGCIAISLALILNPEVCIGTDISEKALKIAKANGENLAPMVKFIQSDLFENVTASYDLIISNPPYITTEECGKLMPEVKDHEPMLALDGKEDGLYFYKKIIKEAKNYLNPDGMLAFEIGYDQGEAVKNLMEAQDFACVEIKKDLAGLDRLVFGFAREGE encoded by the coding sequence ATGAATAGAAGAGAATGGGTCCTCTATGGACAAAAGGAATTAGAAGAAGCACAGATCGAGAATGCATCCGGTGATGCATGGTATTTATTTTCCGAATGTTTTCATATATCAAGGGAAGACTACCTGTTTGGGATGACCGATGAGATCAATGATAAAGAAGCGGAAGAAAGATATAAGGAACTGATTCAGAAGAGAAAAGAACATGTTCCACTGCAATATATTTTAGGAACACAGGAATTTATGGGATATACATTTAAGGTAACACCAGATGTACTGATCCCAAGAGCAGATACAGAAACAGTATTGGAAGAAGTGCTTGATCAGTTAAAACAGTCAAAGAAACCAGATACGATACTGGATATCTGTACAGGATCTGGCTGTATTGCGATCAGTCTGGCATTGATTTTAAATCCAGAAGTATGTATTGGGACAGATATCAGTGAAAAAGCATTAAAAATCGCAAAAGCTAATGGCGAAAATCTCGCACCTATGGTAAAATTTATTCAAAGTGACCTTTTTGAGAATGTCACAGCAAGCTATGATCTGATCATTTCCAATCCACCATATATTACAACAGAAGAATGTGGAAAGTTAATGCCGGAAGTGAAAGACCATGAACCGATGTTAGCACTTGACGGGAAAGAAGATGGACTTTATTTTTATAAGAAGATCATCAAAGAAGCGAAAAATTATTTAAACCCAGATGGAATGCTCGCATTTGAGATCGGATATGATCAGGGAGAAGCAGTGAAGAATTTGATGGAAGCACAGGATTTTGCCTGTGTTGAGATAAAAAAGGACCTGGCAGGATTAGACCGGCTGGTCTTTGGATTTGCAAGAGAAGGAGAATAA
- a CDS encoding DUF1385 domain-containing protein, whose amino-acid sequence MAVRIGGQAVIEGVMMKNMDRYAVSVRKPNGKIETKVEECVSFAEKHPLFQLPVFRGMVNFLESMVIGMKTLNYSASFYEDEEEQTESRTEQLLEKILGEKAEKIIMGIVLVFSLAISIGLFMILPYIASEALGKLIRNEYVILFMEGIIRIAIFLGYIVLISRMEDIKRVFMYHGAEHKTINCLEAGVPLTPENVDNFSRLHKRCGTSFIFIVMIISMVFFFFIRVDTIWLRIVLRLLFLPLVAGVSYEFIRLAGSSDHPLVQIFSKPGLALQRLTTKEPDHSMIEVAIASVEGVFDWREYLENLHKGEQKEDE is encoded by the coding sequence ATGGCGGTTCGTATAGGCGGGCAGGCAGTGATCGAAGGCGTAATGATGAAGAATATGGATCGTTATGCAGTATCCGTGCGAAAGCCCAATGGCAAGATAGAGACGAAAGTAGAAGAATGCGTAAGCTTCGCAGAGAAACATCCATTATTTCAATTACCAGTTTTTCGAGGAATGGTAAATTTCCTGGAATCTATGGTGATCGGGATGAAGACACTGAATTATTCTGCATCTTTTTACGAAGACGAAGAAGAACAAACAGAGAGCAGGACAGAACAGCTCTTAGAAAAGATTCTTGGAGAGAAAGCAGAGAAGATCATCATGGGAATCGTACTGGTATTTTCACTGGCAATTTCCATCGGATTATTTATGATCCTTCCATACATCGCATCCGAAGCACTCGGAAAGCTGATCAGGAATGAATATGTGATTTTATTTATGGAAGGTATTATCCGAATAGCGATATTTCTTGGATACATTGTGTTGATCTCAAGAATGGAAGACATCAAGAGAGTCTTCATGTATCATGGTGCAGAACATAAAACGATCAACTGTTTAGAAGCAGGTGTTCCTTTAACTCCTGAAAATGTGGATAACTTTTCAAGATTACACAAAAGATGTGGAACAAGTTTTATTTTTATCGTTATGATCATCAGTATGGTATTTTTCTTCTTTATCAGAGTGGATACCATCTGGTTACGAATCGTATTAAGATTATTATTTTTACCATTGGTAGCTGGTGTTTCCTATGAATTTATCCGGCTGGCAGGAAGCAGTGACCACCCGCTTGTTCAGATATTTTCAAAACCAGGACTGGCACTTCAGAGACTGACAACGAAAGAACCAGATCACTCCATGATCGAAGTTGCGATCGCATCAGTGGAAGGTGTCTTCGATTGGAGAGAATATTTAGAAAATCTTCATAAAGGGGAACAAAAAGAAGATGAATAG
- the rpmE gene encoding 50S ribosomal protein L31 — translation MREGIHPNYYQAKVVCNCGNEFVTGSTKEDIHVEICSKCHSFYTGQQKATQARGRIDKFNRKYGVK, via the coding sequence ATGCGTGAAGGAATCCATCCAAATTATTATCAGGCAAAAGTAGTATGCAACTGTGGTAACGAATTCGTAACAGGATCTACAAAGGAAGATATCCACGTAGAAATCTGCTCAAAATGTCATTCATTCTACACAGGACAGCAGAAAGCTACTCAGGCTCGTGGACGTATTGATAAGTTCAATCGTAAATATGGTGTTAAGTAG
- the rho gene encoding transcription termination factor Rho, with protein MTYEKKSVIELREIAKERKIKGISTLKKQELIEVLENYDQEQSKQKEEPQIQREPKQSYSEHQERKHHQKEFPKNIKSLDSGEKAHGILEVMPDGYGFIRCENYLPGENDIYVSPAQIRKFNLKTGDILTGAIRIKTQSEKFSALLFVESVNGYKPEMAARRQHFEDLTPIFPNERLGMETERSSIPMRMVDLLSPVGKGQRGMIVSPPKTGKTTLLKQMAQSISQNYKDIKLIVLLIDERPEEVTDFKESIEGKNVEVIYSTFDELPEHHKRVSEMVLERAKRLVEHKEDVVILLDSITRLARAYNLTVPPSGRTLTGGLDPAALYMPKKFFGAARNMREGGSLTILATALVETGSKMDDVIFEEFKGTGNMELVLNRRLAEKRIFPAVDIAKSGTRREELLLTKDEREVVTALHKELSGNRSEEFMEQMLDLFKRTQNNKEFVALTKRSLLRK; from the coding sequence ATGACATATGAAAAAAAGTCGGTAATTGAATTACGTGAAATTGCCAAAGAAAGAAAAATAAAAGGCATTTCGACCTTAAAGAAACAAGAACTGATCGAAGTATTAGAAAACTATGATCAGGAACAATCAAAACAAAAGGAAGAACCGCAGATACAACGTGAACCAAAACAATCTTATTCAGAGCATCAAGAAAGAAAACATCATCAGAAAGAATTTCCAAAGAATATAAAGAGTCTGGACAGCGGAGAAAAAGCACATGGGATTCTGGAAGTTATGCCAGACGGGTATGGTTTCATCCGATGTGAAAACTATCTTCCAGGGGAGAATGATATCTATGTATCTCCGGCTCAGATCCGCAAATTCAATTTAAAAACAGGAGACATCTTAACAGGAGCGATCCGTATCAAAACCCAGAGTGAGAAATTCAGTGCCTTATTATTCGTAGAATCTGTCAATGGATATAAGCCAGAAATGGCAGCGAGAAGACAGCATTTTGAAGATCTGACACCAATCTTCCCTAACGAAAGATTAGGAATGGAAACAGAGAGATCATCCATACCAATGCGAATGGTTGACCTGCTATCACCCGTTGGAAAAGGGCAGCGAGGAATGATCGTATCGCCTCCAAAGACAGGAAAGACAACACTGTTAAAACAAATGGCACAAAGTATCAGCCAGAATTATAAAGATATCAAATTAATCGTATTATTGATCGATGAACGACCAGAAGAGGTCACAGATTTTAAAGAATCTATCGAAGGAAAGAACGTTGAAGTTATTTATTCCACATTTGATGAATTACCAGAACACCACAAGAGAGTGTCAGAGATGGTATTAGAACGTGCAAAACGTCTCGTAGAACATAAAGAAGATGTCGTAATTTTATTAGATAGTATCACAAGACTTGCAAGAGCTTACAACCTTACAGTACCGCCAAGCGGAAGAACATTAACTGGTGGACTTGATCCAGCCGCTCTCTATATGCCGAAGAAATTTTTCGGTGCAGCCAGAAATATGAGAGAAGGCGGAAGTCTTACCATCCTTGCCACAGCACTCGTAGAGACAGGAAGCAAGATGGACGACGTGATCTTTGAAGAATTCAAGGGAACAGGTAATATGGAATTAGTCTTAAACCGTCGTCTGGCAGAAAAAAGAATCTTCCCAGCGGTTGATATTGCCAAATCAGGAACAAGAAGAGAAGAGCTGTTGCTTACTAAAGATGAAAGAGAAGTTGTCACAGCACTTCACAAAGAATTATCCGGAAACCGTTCGGAAGAATTTATGGAACAGATGTTAGATTTATTTAAACGAACCCAAAACAACAAAGAATTTGTAGCACTAACCAAACGATCATTATTAAGAAAATAA
- a CDS encoding SigF/SigG family RNA polymerase sporulation sigma factor has product MDKTRELLRLTKEGNEAAREQIILNNVGLIWSVVRRFTNRGYESEDLFQIGSIGLMKAVDKFDLSYDVKFSTYAVPMITGEIRRFLRDDGMIKVSRSLKENVYKIMKAREKFCQQYQREATIEEISEITKITREEIVTSLEASNEVESIHQSAYQKDGSEISLLDKLSKGENESEKVVDHVLLKEAMKHLEQKEQQMIYYRYFEGKTQQEIAKIFHISQVQVSRIQKKILKKLRRQMIGNI; this is encoded by the coding sequence ATGGATAAGACGAGGGAACTGTTACGGCTTACCAAAGAAGGAAACGAAGCAGCACGAGAGCAGATCATTCTTAATAATGTTGGATTGATCTGGAGTGTTGTGAGACGATTTACAAACAGAGGATATGAGTCTGAGGATCTGTTTCAGATCGGAAGTATTGGACTTATGAAAGCCGTGGACAAGTTTGACCTGTCTTATGACGTGAAATTTTCGACTTATGCAGTACCGATGATCACAGGAGAGATTCGTAGATTCCTAAGAGATGATGGTATGATCAAAGTCAGCAGATCTTTAAAAGAAAATGTATACAAGATCATGAAAGCAAGAGAAAAGTTTTGCCAGCAGTATCAAAGGGAAGCAACGATCGAAGAAATCAGTGAGATTACGAAGATCACAAGAGAAGAGATCGTAACATCCTTAGAGGCAAGCAATGAAGTAGAATCCATTCATCAGAGTGCATATCAGAAGGATGGCAGTGAGATTTCTCTGCTGGATAAGTTATCAAAAGGAGAAAATGAATCTGAGAAAGTGGTAGATCATGTTCTGTTAAAGGAAGCCATGAAACATTTGGAACAGAAAGAACAGCAAATGATCTATTACCGATATTTTGAAGGAAAAACTCAACAAGAAATTGCGAAGATCTTTCATATTTCACAGGTACAGGTTTCAAGAATACAAAAAAAGATCTTAAAAAAACTAAGAAGACAAATGATTGGAAATATCTGA
- the spoIIAB gene encoding anti-sigma F factor, whose protein sequence is MLHLEFNSDSENEGIARIVTAAYIMKFDPDMEEMDDIKTAVSEAVTNCIVHAYHNPDGKISMDLSDQNGILRIEIKDQGIGIPDVKKAMEPMFTTKPEEERTGMGFSFMEAFMDQVEVISKQGEGTTVIMTKKIGDQDKLNG, encoded by the coding sequence ATGTTGCATTTAGAATTTAACAGTGACTCAGAAAATGAAGGAATCGCAAGAATTGTGACGGCTGCTTATATCATGAAATTTGATCCGGATATGGAAGAAATGGATGATATCAAGACCGCAGTGTCAGAAGCAGTGACAAACTGTATTGTACATGCGTATCACAACCCAGATGGAAAGATCAGCATGGATCTTTCCGATCAGAATGGAATCCTGCGAATAGAGATTAAAGATCAGGGTATCGGAATTCCAGATGTCAAGAAAGCGATGGAACCGATGTTTACAACAAAACCAGAAGAAGAAAGGACTGGAATGGGATTTTCTTTTATGGAAGCATTTATGGATCAAGTAGAAGTTATTTCAAAACAAGGAGAAGGAACGACAGTGATCATGACAAAGAAAATAGGAGATCAAGACAAGCTGAATGGATAA
- a CDS encoding STAS domain-containing protein produces MILERNVSQQRAGRSDQNMATEYKIENRVLYIYLDGDLDHHLAKKVKHKCDIILKSYPIKDIEFDFKNSGFIDSSGIGVILGRYRQVQAMGGTVKVSNMSASVRKIIHMAGLHQLIEEI; encoded by the coding sequence ATGATCTTGGAAAGGAACGTATCACAGCAAAGAGCAGGAAGGAGCGATCAGAATATGGCAACAGAATACAAGATAGAAAACAGGGTTTTATATATTTATCTGGATGGTGATCTAGATCATCACTTAGCGAAGAAAGTAAAACATAAATGCGATATCATTTTAAAATCATATCCGATCAAAGATATTGAGTTTGATTTTAAAAATTCAGGATTTATCGATAGTTCAGGGATTGGAGTGATCTTAGGAAGATATCGTCAGGTACAGGCGATGGGAGGAACGGTGAAAGTCAGCAATATGAGTGCATCAGTAAGAAAGATCATTCATATGGCAGGATTGCATCAACTGATAGAAGAAATATAG
- a CDS encoding tetratricopeptide repeat protein has protein sequence MLDFNEELAKFQPCADLEEAEENIYGKELEEIKKNKTELYKANQMIKKYNQALNYAKQGNDDLAMLQLKNVVAAIPNFVDAYLLMALLSIKGENYDNARTFLDTILKIDPNNESAVEYGKEFETKVVEEEPQTTEPEKKDKKKKEKKKVVSQPEEPKKKKNPFNISSIQENEAGKSPMFYMVTGIVIGVIVAAVLIYPTVRASFSHKNSTQVEDYKEQILAKDTQLKASEKKVKEAKAAQKKAEDELDEYIGTSKKDGVYDLLLSALQKYSDRDYTGSADALLDIDSKKLTTKNMKAIYKDLTAKVYPSAGTGLYSKGKNAYWAKDYKTAISYLKKAIKVSDTNRYAYDYLAKAYEGASDQKNAKKTYQTIIEKFPGTSQAINAKSRIDAMGKKSAKSL, from the coding sequence ATGTTAGACTTTAACGAAGAATTAGCCAAGTTTCAACCATGTGCAGATTTGGAAGAAGCGGAAGAGAATATATATGGGAAAGAATTAGAAGAGATCAAGAAGAATAAGACAGAATTATATAAAGCCAACCAGATGATCAAGAAATACAATCAGGCATTAAACTACGCCAAGCAAGGGAATGATGACCTTGCGATGTTACAGTTAAAGAATGTTGTGGCAGCTATTCCTAATTTTGTAGATGCATATCTTTTAATGGCATTATTATCCATCAAGGGAGAGAATTATGATAATGCAAGAACATTCCTTGATACGATCTTAAAGATCGATCCAAACAACGAATCAGCAGTGGAATATGGCAAAGAATTTGAGACAAAAGTAGTCGAAGAAGAGCCACAGACAACTGAGCCAGAGAAGAAAGACAAGAAGAAAAAAGAGAAGAAAAAAGTTGTGAGCCAGCCAGAAGAACCAAAGAAAAAGAAGAATCCATTTAATATTTCTTCAATTCAGGAAAACGAAGCTGGAAAGAGCCCGATGTTTTACATGGTAACAGGAATTGTGATCGGTGTGATCGTGGCAGCAGTTTTGATCTATCCAACAGTACGTGCAAGCTTCAGTCATAAGAACTCTACACAGGTAGAAGATTATAAAGAACAGATCCTTGCCAAAGACACACAATTGAAAGCAAGCGAGAAGAAAGTTAAAGAAGCAAAGGCAGCACAGAAGAAAGCAGAAGATGAATTAGACGAGTACATTGGAACAAGCAAGAAAGACGGTGTCTATGATCTGCTGTTAAGTGCCTTACAGAAATACAGCGATCGTGATTATACAGGATCTGCAGATGCGTTATTAGATATCGACAGTAAGAAACTAACAACAAAGAATATGAAAGCGATTTACAAAGATCTGACAGCAAAGGTATATCCAAGTGCAGGAACTGGATTATATAGCAAAGGAAAGAATGCATACTGGGCAAAAGACTACAAGACAGCGATCTCTTATTTAAAGAAAGCGATCAAAGTCAGCGATACAAACCGTTATGCATATGATTACCTTGCCAAAGCTTATGAAGGTGCTTCCGATCAGAAGAATGCGAAGAAGACATATCAGACGATCATCGAAAAGTTCCCAGGAACATCTCAGGCGATCAATGCGAAGAGTCGAATTGATGCAATGGGTAAAAAGAGTGCCAAAAGTTTATAA
- a CDS encoding bifunctional folylpolyglutamate synthase/dihydrofolate synthase — translation MLTEEMTMTYEESVKYLYKIAGFATKSSLEDIKYFLERLGNPQKELHMIHVAGTNGKGSVCAFLEALLTQHGKKTASFTSPHVVKINERIKLCAKEISDERFASAAVKVRHAIETGITEGKNSPSFFEAVFLMAMVIFQEEQPDICMIETGMGGRYDATNVICPKVSVITSISEDHMEFLGQTLEEIATHKAGIIKPGIPVVTIEQEPKVKEILSEEARQKKSRIYDISEDNLNFKEKAGKYIDFLNANAYDKERDVRTNIAGEFQKSNLAAALQTAELICGRLDEDKIYEALSQIRISGRMEEIAPGIIVDVSHNIQGMQGFVQTVEANYHGMKKRILFAASHQNEEEYMKNILKTIPEIEAFYTVGIHKRRINEAEFQDAFRKMIDRNQETTVCFVVGSFYLAGMAKEFINQEEENVRL, via the coding sequence ATGCTAACAGAAGAAATGACCATGACTTATGAAGAGTCTGTAAAATATTTATACAAAATCGCAGGATTCGCCACAAAATCTTCTCTCGAAGATATAAAATACTTTTTAGAACGATTGGGAAATCCTCAAAAAGAGCTGCATATGATCCATGTAGCAGGGACGAATGGAAAAGGATCCGTCTGTGCATTTTTAGAAGCACTCCTTACCCAGCATGGAAAGAAGACAGCTTCCTTTACCTCGCCACATGTTGTGAAGATCAATGAACGAATCAAGCTGTGTGCGAAAGAGATCAGTGATGAACGATTTGCATCAGCTGCGGTGAAGGTAAGACATGCCATTGAAACTGGAATAACAGAAGGAAAGAACAGTCCATCATTTTTTGAGGCAGTATTTCTGATGGCGATGGTGATCTTTCAGGAAGAACAACCAGATATCTGTATGATCGAGACAGGAATGGGTGGAAGATATGATGCTACCAATGTTATCTGTCCGAAGGTCAGTGTGATCACTTCAATCAGCGAAGATCATATGGAATTTCTGGGACAAACATTGGAAGAGATCGCAACACACAAAGCAGGGATCATTAAGCCAGGAATTCCAGTTGTGACAATAGAACAGGAACCCAAGGTAAAAGAAATCCTTTCTGAAGAAGCAAGGCAGAAAAAATCACGAATTTATGACATTTCTGAAGATAATCTTAATTTTAAAGAAAAAGCAGGAAAATATATTGATTTTTTAAATGCCAATGCGTATGATAAGGAAAGAGATGTGCGGACCAACATTGCAGGAGAATTTCAGAAGTCCAATCTTGCAGCAGCATTGCAGACAGCAGAACTTATCTGTGGACGACTCGATGAAGATAAGATTTATGAAGCACTGAGCCAGATCAGGATCAGCGGAAGGATGGAAGAGATCGCACCAGGGATCATTGTGGATGTATCGCACAATATCCAAGGAATGCAAGGATTTGTACAGACTGTGGAGGCAAACTACCATGGAATGAAGAAGCGGATCTTATTTGCAGCATCTCATCAGAATGAAGAAGAATATATGAAGAACATTCTGAAGACGATTCCAGAGATTGAAGCCTTTTATACAGTGGGGATTCATAAGAGAAGAATCAATGAAGCAGAATTTCAGGATGCTTTTCGTAAGATGATAGACAGGAATCAGGAAACAACGGTATGCTTTGTTGTCGGATCTTTTTATCTGGCAGGCATGGCCAAAGAGTTTATAAATCAGGAGGAAGAGAATGTTAGACTTTAA
- a CDS encoding Cof-type HAD-IIB family hydrolase yields the protein MIKLIATDIDGTLVADGTLDLNPEYYDVIKELKRRGTIVLAASGRQRASIEKVFTPVLDDISFISENGTCIHSKDYQYVDVIDPEIVRTYIEEARQFPGCEIAINKDNMTYMENIGIYQHLVGDYGYRGDLVDDVLGDPEGVCKMSIFHHNCAEDVVGDEFIKRWGKKMNVVVSGKCWVDCANKGANKGSALRHFQEEYGITPDETLAFGDNLNDIEMLKRASHSFAVENARDEVKEAANFVAPSYKEDGVLQVLKAVLSGELC from the coding sequence ATGATCAAACTAATCGCAACAGACATTGATGGAACATTAGTGGCAGATGGGACACTGGATCTGAATCCGGAATATTATGACGTGATCAAAGAACTGAAACGAAGAGGAACGATCGTGTTAGCGGCAAGCGGCCGTCAGAGAGCAAGTATCGAGAAAGTATTCACGCCAGTACTTGATGATATCAGTTTTATTTCAGAAAATGGAACTTGTATTCATTCCAAAGATTATCAATATGTAGATGTGATCGACCCAGAAATCGTAAGAACTTATATTGAAGAAGCAAGACAGTTCCCAGGATGTGAGATTGCGATCAATAAAGATAACATGACATATATGGAGAATATCGGGATTTACCAGCATCTGGTCGGAGACTATGGCTACAGAGGTGATCTTGTAGATGATGTTTTAGGGGATCCAGAAGGTGTATGTAAGATGAGTATTTTTCATCACAATTGCGCCGAAGATGTAGTTGGGGATGAGTTCATCAAACGATGGGGCAAGAAGATGAATGTTGTAGTATCCGGAAAATGCTGGGTTGATTGCGCCAACAAAGGTGCGAACAAAGGAAGTGCCTTAAGACATTTTCAGGAAGAATACGGAATCACACCAGATGAAACACTGGCATTTGGAGATAATTTAAATGATATCGAGATGTTAAAACGTGCAAGTCACAGTTTTGCAGTGGAGAATGCCAGAGATGAAGTAAAAGAAGCAGCGAATTTTGTAGCACCATCTTACAAAGAAGATGGGGTACTTCAGGTATTGAAAGCAGTACTGAGTGGTGAATTATGCTAA
- the metA gene encoding homoserine O-acetyltransferase MetA: MPIRIDNDLPAKAVLEEENVFVMDKERACTQDIRPLKIAILNLMPNKLDTELHLLRSLSNTPLQLDITFLQTESYVPTHVSESHMEKFYNYFSEIKDKRFDGLIITGAPVELKEFEEVDYWDEVVEIMEWSKTHVTSTLHICWAAQAGLYYHYGIKKHILNKKISGVYEHHPLHNKLPIIRGFDDKFYVPHSRNTGVDGEAIRKNKELTIVAESDETGPYIILNSTGSQVFVTGHPEYDVMSLHYEYVRDVKRGLNPDIPKNYYKDDDPTKKPVKSWRCHANAMYYNWLNYYVYQVTPYDLEKDK, translated from the coding sequence ATGCCAATTCGAATAGATAACGATCTGCCGGCGAAGGCAGTCTTAGAAGAAGAGAATGTATTTGTGATGGATAAAGAAAGGGCATGTACACAGGATATCAGGCCTTTAAAGATTGCAATTTTAAATCTGATGCCAAACAAATTAGACACAGAACTTCATTTGCTGAGAAGTTTATCAAATACACCATTACAGTTAGATATTACATTTTTACAGACAGAATCTTATGTTCCGACTCATGTATCAGAGTCACACATGGAGAAATTTTATAATTATTTCTCAGAGATCAAAGACAAACGTTTTGACGGACTGATCATTACAGGAGCACCAGTAGAGTTAAAAGAATTTGAAGAGGTTGATTACTGGGATGAAGTTGTTGAGATCATGGAATGGTCCAAAACACATGTTACATCAACTTTGCATATCTGCTGGGCAGCACAAGCAGGACTTTATTATCACTATGGAATCAAGAAACATATCTTGAATAAGAAGATTTCAGGTGTTTATGAACACCATCCATTACATAATAAACTTCCTATTATTCGAGGATTTGATGATAAGTTCTACGTGCCACACTCTAGAAATACAGGAGTTGACGGAGAAGCCATCCGCAAGAATAAAGAATTAACGATCGTAGCAGAATCAGATGAGACAGGACCATACATTATTTTGAATTCCACAGGAAGTCAGGTATTTGTCACAGGACATCCAGAATATGATGTGATGTCACTGCATTATGAATATGTAAGGGATGTAAAACGAGGACTGAATCCAGATATACCAAAGAATTATTACAAAGATGATGATCCAACGAAGAAACCAGTGAAGTCATGGAGATGTCATGCAAATGCTATGTATTATAACTGGCTGAATTATTATGTATATCAGGTGACACCATACGATCTGGAAAAAGACAAATAA